The following are encoded in a window of Paenibacillus polymyxa genomic DNA:
- a CDS encoding helix-turn-helix domain-containing protein: MTKGNDHKNKFLLTHREREVFELLVQDKTTRDIAGQLFISEKTVRNHISNVMQKLNVKGRSQAVVELIRLGELKI; the protein is encoded by the coding sequence TTGACGAAGGGTAACGACCACAAAAACAAGTTTTTGTTAACTCACCGTGAACGTGAAGTATTTGAACTGCTCGTGCAGGACAAAACAACACGTGACATCGCCGGACAGCTATTCATTAGCGAAAAAACGGTCCGAAACCATATTTCCAATGTAATGCAGAAACTGAACGTAAAAGGTCGTTCACAGGCGGTCGTGGAATTAATCAGGCTTGGAGAATTAAAAATCTGA
- the efeO gene encoding iron uptake system protein EfeO has protein sequence MKLRYAVPAGVLVSSILFAGCGQTGTATQQPAATTKDAGATTQTTTPAASAPNFDQAVTAYRTYAIEQCDTFVKKTEEFTNAVKAGELDKAKALYAPARMYYERIEPIAEALGDLDPNIDARDGDVDAADWRGFHRIEKTLWEENTTKGMDEFSERLLSDAKLLRAKVETVNIDASLMVTGAVELLNEVSTSKVTGEEERYSHTDLYDFAANVEGAQKIYDILKTDLNQKDAALEKQIGERFTALQQELAPFKDGEGYVSYTKLKPEEVKKLSQNLDALAEPLSQMGKLLGV, from the coding sequence ATGAAACTACGTTATGCCGTACCGGCCGGAGTGCTGGTCTCTTCTATTCTGTTCGCAGGTTGCGGACAAACCGGAACTGCTACTCAGCAGCCTGCCGCAACGACCAAAGATGCAGGAGCAACAACACAGACAACGACTCCTGCCGCTTCTGCTCCCAATTTTGATCAAGCGGTAACAGCTTACCGCACCTATGCCATCGAGCAATGCGATACGTTTGTGAAGAAGACAGAAGAATTCACGAACGCAGTCAAAGCTGGCGAGCTGGATAAAGCCAAGGCGCTGTATGCTCCTGCACGTATGTACTATGAACGGATTGAACCGATTGCAGAAGCGCTGGGTGATCTTGACCCGAATATTGATGCACGTGACGGTGATGTGGATGCAGCGGATTGGCGCGGCTTTCACCGGATTGAAAAAACATTATGGGAAGAAAACACAACCAAAGGAATGGACGAGTTTTCCGAGCGACTGCTGAGTGATGCCAAGCTGCTGCGTGCCAAAGTAGAAACAGTTAATATTGACGCCAGCCTGATGGTAACGGGTGCAGTCGAGTTGTTGAATGAAGTCTCTACCTCGAAGGTGACGGGTGAGGAGGAGAGATATTCCCATACGGATTTGTACGATTTTGCTGCCAATGTAGAAGGCGCACAAAAGATATATGACATTTTGAAAACAGATCTGAACCAAAAAGATGCGGCGTTGGAAAAACAAATTGGTGAGCGCTTTACGGCCTTGCAGCAGGAGTTGGCTCCTTTTAAGGACGGAGAAGGTTATGTATCGTATACAAAACTGAAACCGGAAGAAGTTAAAAAGCTGAGCCAAAACCTCGATGCCTTGGCAGAACCGTTGTCCCAAATGGGGAAATTGTTAGGAGTGTAA